One stretch of Roseovarius mucosus DNA includes these proteins:
- a CDS encoding alpha/beta fold hydrolase yields MGYITTDDHVQIFYKDWGPRDAQPIVFHHGWPLSSDDWDAQMLFFLSKGYRVVAHDRRGHGRSEQVDSGHDIDHYAADAFAVAEALDLRNAVHIGHSTGGGEVARYVARHGGPAGRVAKAVLVAAIPPLMLQTETNPEGTPMEVFDGFRAALAGNRAQFFRDVPAGPFYGFNREGATVHEGVIQNWWRQGMMGSAKAHYDGIKAFSETDQTEDLKAMTVPTLVLHGEDDQVVPIAASAEKAVKLLPNGTLKTYPGFSHGMLTVNADVLNADLLAFITG; encoded by the coding sequence ATGGGCTACATTACCACCGACGATCACGTGCAGATTTTCTACAAGGATTGGGGCCCGCGCGACGCCCAGCCGATCGTCTTTCATCACGGTTGGCCGCTCAGCTCCGACGACTGGGACGCGCAGATGCTGTTCTTTCTCTCTAAGGGCTACCGGGTGGTGGCACATGACCGGCGCGGACATGGCCGTTCGGAGCAGGTCGACAGCGGCCACGACATCGACCACTACGCCGCAGACGCCTTTGCCGTGGCCGAGGCGCTGGACCTGCGCAACGCAGTGCACATCGGCCATTCCACCGGCGGCGGCGAGGTCGCGCGCTACGTGGCGCGACACGGTGGACCGGCTGGCCGAGTGGCCAAGGCCGTTCTCGTTGCCGCCATCCCGCCGCTGATGCTGCAGACCGAGACCAATCCTGAGGGCACGCCGATGGAGGTTTTCGACGGTTTCCGCGCGGCCCTCGCCGGAAATCGCGCGCAATTCTTCCGCGACGTGCCCGCCGGTCCGTTTTACGGGTTCAACCGCGAGGGTGCGACGGTCCACGAGGGCGTCATTCAGAACTGGTGGCGGCAGGGCATGATGGGCAGCGCCAAGGCGCATTACGACGGCATCAAGGCCTTCTCGGAGACCGATCAGACAGAGGACCTGAAGGCGATGACCGTGCCGACGCTCGTCCTGCATGGCGAGGATGATCAGGTGGTTCCGATTGCGGCCTCGGCTGAAAAGGCGGTCAAACTGCTGCCCAATGGCACGCTCAAGACCTATCCGGGGTTCTCGCACGGCATGCTGACGGTCAACGCCGACGTGCTGAACGCCGACCTGCTGGCTTTCATCACGGGCTAG
- a CDS encoding LysE/ArgO family amino acid transporter, with the protein MQAGLAGFALGLSLIMAIGAQNAFVLRQGLRRAHVLAVVLVCAISDAILVTAGVTGFGVLAEAVPGLERIMRFGGAAFLLAYGARSFLAAWRGAAALEAGEGAGSLRRAVLTCLALTWLNPHVYLDTVVLLGSISTQYENRFAFGLGAVCASFVFFFSLGYGARLLAPLFRRPASWRVLDAGVGCVMWAIAFGLLRG; encoded by the coding sequence ATGCAGGCGGGATTGGCGGGATTTGCGCTTGGGTTAAGTTTGATCATGGCCATTGGGGCGCAGAATGCCTTTGTGCTGCGGCAGGGGTTGCGGCGCGCGCATGTGCTGGCGGTGGTTCTGGTCTGCGCCATTTCCGATGCCATTCTGGTGACGGCGGGTGTGACCGGCTTTGGTGTTCTGGCCGAGGCGGTGCCGGGGCTGGAGCGGATCATGCGCTTTGGCGGTGCTGCGTTTTTGCTGGCGTATGGCGCGCGCAGTTTTCTGGCCGCGTGGCGCGGCGCGGCGGCGCTGGAGGCGGGCGAGGGGGCAGGCAGTTTGCGACGCGCTGTCCTGACCTGTCTGGCGCTGACATGGCTTAATCCGCATGTGTATCTGGATACGGTGGTTTTGCTGGGGTCCATATCGACGCAATATGAGAACCGGTTTGCCTTTGGTCTGGGCGCGGTCTGTGCGAGTTTTGTTTTCTTCTTTTCACTGGGCTATGGCGCGCGCCTTCTTGCGCCGCTCTTTCGGCGGCCCGCCAGTTGGCGGGTGCTGGATGCCGGGGTGGGCTGTGTGATGTGGGCCATCGCATTTGGCCTGTTGCGAGGCTAA
- a CDS encoding NAD(P)H-dependent oxidoreductase: MTQTLILLFHPDLGRSKANAALQAAARNVSGAQVVDMSARYPSGVIDMHADGEAEARALLEADRIVLQFPIQWYSTPPLLKAWQDAVLTRMYYIHAATEGDRLAGTPLMIAATAGNAPAAYGRDGANHFTMDELMAPLKATALRCGLPWHSPHLVFRADKLKSAELAAAQESYVCALKDFIATPTILDQRAA, translated from the coding sequence ATGACCCAGACTCTCATCCTGCTTTTTCACCCCGACCTCGGGAGATCGAAGGCCAATGCAGCCCTGCAAGCCGCCGCCCGCAATGTCTCAGGTGCGCAAGTGGTGGACATGTCGGCGCGTTATCCGAGCGGCGTTATCGACATGCATGCCGACGGCGAAGCCGAAGCGCGCGCGCTTCTGGAAGCCGACCGGATCGTTCTACAGTTTCCGATCCAGTGGTATTCGACGCCCCCTCTTCTGAAGGCCTGGCAGGATGCCGTGCTGACGCGTATGTACTACATCCATGCCGCGACAGAGGGTGACAGGCTGGCCGGCACGCCGCTGATGATCGCCGCAACGGCGGGCAATGCGCCTGCGGCCTACGGTCGCGACGGTGCGAACCACTTCACGATGGATGAACTCATGGCGCCGCTCAAGGCGACAGCGCTGCGCTGCGGCCTGCCGTGGCATTCTCCGCATCTGGTGTTCCGGGCCGACAAGCTGAAGTCTGCGGAACTGGCAGCCGCCCAGGAAAGCTATGTCTGCGCCCTGAAGGACTTTATCGCGACACCGACCATCCTCGATCAGAGGGCGGCCTGA
- a CDS encoding sensor histidine kinase — MTRSPSLKRPLIVYPLVFHFLTLLVSFAILIAIALRVDSGGPYTDEQIIPIIAQAVERDAAGGLTVVMTPDLADLRGKAPDLWFVAEDDGGASVVFGRVPEHYASLLGRLSDLSYAQMRDRVAPHDLAAVIRRENTDIGTLTILGHGPLSELGFMVVFATNTIILPIFILLTLTSLVVTPWIVRRSLAGVSRIAREAEGINADSRGRRLSEAYVPQEIAPLVRAVNDALRRLDDGYERQQRFIASASHELRTPIAILASKVDAADSTAVRALALDVQRLATMTEQLLDLHRLENNRQDEAIDPAEVGRRLVGDMAPLVIANGGSISLDVLGNEPCIGDAAALERVLMNLVQNAIDHGGTNVVVRVLGTAFEVEDDGPGIPPTERERVFEPFHRLRPRTTGSGLGLNLVREVMDQHGGRVEIRDAPGGGTVFRIDLGTV; from the coding sequence ATGACGCGGTCGCCGTCGCTCAAACGACCACTGATCGTCTATCCGCTGGTCTTCCACTTCCTCACGCTTCTTGTCTCCTTCGCCATCCTCATCGCAATCGCGCTCCGCGTCGACAGCGGCGGGCCCTACACCGATGAACAGATCATCCCGATCATCGCGCAAGCGGTGGAGCGCGATGCCGCAGGCGGCCTGACCGTCGTGATGACGCCGGATCTGGCCGACCTGCGGGGCAAGGCGCCAGACCTTTGGTTCGTGGCCGAGGACGACGGGGGGGCGAGCGTGGTCTTCGGTAGGGTGCCCGAACATTACGCGTCTCTGCTGGGCCGCCTGAGCGACCTGTCTTATGCGCAGATGCGTGACCGTGTCGCGCCCCACGATCTGGCAGCGGTGATCCGGAGGGAGAATACGGACATAGGCACCCTGACCATCCTTGGACATGGTCCGCTGTCGGAACTGGGTTTTATGGTGGTGTTTGCGACCAACACGATCATCCTGCCGATCTTCATCTTGCTGACGCTGACCTCGCTGGTCGTGACACCCTGGATTGTCAGACGATCGCTCGCAGGCGTGTCGCGTATCGCGCGGGAGGCAGAGGGGATCAACGCGGACAGCCGAGGGCGCCGTCTGAGCGAAGCCTATGTCCCGCAAGAGATCGCGCCGCTTGTGCGGGCGGTGAACGACGCCCTGCGCCGCCTTGACGACGGATACGAACGCCAGCAGCGGTTCATCGCGTCGGCCTCGCACGAACTGCGCACGCCCATCGCCATTCTGGCGAGCAAGGTCGATGCGGCCGACAGCACGGCCGTCCGGGCCTTGGCGCTGGACGTGCAACGGCTCGCGACCATGACCGAACAACTTCTCGACCTGCACCGCCTTGAGAACAACCGCCAAGACGAGGCAATCGACCCTGCGGAGGTTGGCCGACGCCTTGTCGGAGATATGGCACCTCTCGTCATCGCCAACGGAGGTTCCATCTCGCTTGATGTTCTGGGCAACGAACCCTGCATCGGCGACGCGGCAGCGCTGGAGCGCGTGCTGATGAACCTTGTTCAGAACGCCATCGATCACGGCGGGACCAATGTTGTCGTCCGCGTTCTTGGGACGGCCTTCGAGGTCGAGGATGACGGCCCGGGAATACCGCCCACCGAGCGTGAGCGCGTCTTCGAGCCCTTTCACCGCCTTCGACCACGCACCACCGGGAGTGGCCTCGGCCTTAACCTCGTACGGGAGGTCATGGATCAACATGGCGGCCGCGTGGAGATCCGAGATGCGCCCGGTGGCGGCACAGTCTTTCGCATTGATCTGGGCACCGTTTAA
- the dusA gene encoding tRNA dihydrouridine(20/20a) synthase DusA, whose translation MPRNAAAAAARLSCAPMMDWTDRHCRYLHRLLSRQTLLYTEMVTAPALVRGGAVHLLEHSPEEYPVALQLGGSDPAELAQAARMGAQAGYAEINLNCGCPSDRVQSGRFGAILMTEPALVAACCVAMREAQPVEVTVKCRIGVDDQNPEEVLPEFLAHIVAAGVQRVQIHARKAWLDGLSPKENRDIPPLDYDLVQRMKMLFPNLHISINGGITSLDQAVSLLDQGLDGVMVGRAAYQQPADILCAADRRIFGASGPDTTPEGAVHAMLPYIEAHLASGGRLNQITRHMLGLFAGKPGARAWRRHLSEGASRPGAGPEMVERALAEVTDLTESPLIL comes from the coding sequence ATGCCTAGAAACGCAGCCGCCGCGGCAGCGCGTCTATCTTGTGCCCCTATGATGGACTGGACGGATCGGCATTGCCGTTACCTGCACCGGCTGCTCAGTCGGCAGACATTGCTGTATACTGAAATGGTCACCGCGCCTGCTTTGGTGCGGGGGGGGGCGGTGCATTTGTTGGAGCATAGTCCCGAGGAATATCCGGTTGCTTTGCAACTGGGGGGATCGGACCCGGCGGAGTTGGCGCAGGCGGCGCGGATGGGGGCGCAGGCGGGCTATGCGGAGATCAACCTCAATTGTGGGTGCCCGTCGGATCGGGTGCAATCGGGGCGGTTCGGGGCGATCCTGATGACGGAACCGGCCCTTGTGGCCGCCTGTTGCGTGGCCATGCGCGAGGCGCAACCTGTTGAAGTCACAGTGAAATGTCGGATCGGGGTGGATGATCAAAACCCAGAGGAGGTGTTGCCGGAGTTTCTGGCACATATCGTTGCGGCGGGTGTGCAGCGGGTTCAAATCCATGCGCGCAAAGCGTGGCTCGACGGTCTGAGCCCCAAGGAAAACCGCGATATTCCACCCTTGGATTACGATCTGGTGCAACGGATGAAGATGCTTTTTCCCAATCTGCACATCTCGATCAACGGGGGAATTACATCGCTGGATCAAGCGGTTAGCCTGCTTGACCAGGGGCTTGACGGTGTTATGGTGGGGCGGGCCGCCTATCAGCAGCCTGCGGATATTCTGTGTGCGGCGGATCGGCGGATTTTTGGCGCCTCTGGTCCAGACACCACACCAGAGGGTGCCGTGCACGCCATGCTCCCCTATATCGAGGCGCATCTCGCAAGCGGTGGGCGGTTGAACCAGATCACCCGGCATATGTTGGGGCTGTTCGCGGGAAAACCGGGCGCGCGGGCGTGGCGGCGGCACTTGTCAGAAGGTGCTTCGCGGCCCGGCGCGGGGCCGGAAATGGTCGAGCGGGCCTTGGCCGAGGTTACAGACCTTACAGAGTCTCCCCTGATTTTGTAA
- a CDS encoding LysR family transcriptional regulator ArgP — protein sequence MPLPPDHLVTLSAILQTGSFEGAAQALGLTQSAISQRLKSLETRVGAQLVHRTTPCTATPAGQRLAAHADQIALLEARLREDLTGLAPAPQTRLRLAVNADSLATWLPQALASLPDHLFDLVIDDQDVSHDRLLRGEVLGALTTRASPLPGCDVIALGLLRYQAVASPDFIARHFADGITPGRLGVAPMLQFNSHDQLQHRWITQATGVTLSPPCHRLPSSEGFVTAARLGMGWGMAPEALLSDDLARGTLHLLRADCPLDTPLYWQWSRLLGTALAPVTRALRRGARLSLRMPQDLTKSGETL from the coding sequence ATGCCCTTGCCGCCTGATCATCTCGTCACGCTCTCGGCCATTCTGCAAACCGGCAGTTTCGAGGGCGCAGCACAGGCCCTCGGCCTCACACAATCGGCCATCTCTCAGCGGCTCAAGTCGCTGGAAACCCGCGTCGGCGCGCAGCTTGTCCATCGCACCACACCCTGCACTGCCACGCCGGCCGGCCAACGCCTTGCCGCCCATGCCGATCAGATTGCCCTGCTCGAGGCGCGCCTTCGCGAGGACCTCACAGGTCTTGCCCCCGCACCGCAAACCCGGCTGCGGTTGGCCGTCAATGCCGACAGCCTCGCCACATGGCTGCCGCAGGCTTTAGCCAGCCTGCCCGATCACCTCTTTGATCTGGTGATCGACGATCAGGATGTCTCGCATGACCGGCTCTTGCGCGGCGAGGTTCTGGGCGCGCTCACCACCCGTGCCAGCCCCCTGCCCGGCTGCGATGTCATCGCACTCGGGCTGCTGCGCTATCAGGCCGTCGCCAGCCCCGATTTCATTGCCCGCCATTTCGCGGACGGGATCACGCCGGGCCGTCTTGGTGTAGCGCCCATGTTGCAATTCAACAGCCACGATCAGTTGCAACATCGCTGGATCACACAGGCAACCGGCGTCACGCTCAGCCCCCCCTGTCACCGGCTTCCCTCGTCCGAGGGGTTCGTCACCGCAGCCCGTCTTGGCATGGGCTGGGGCATGGCCCCCGAGGCGCTCTTGAGCGACGACCTGGCGCGCGGCACACTCCACCTTCTGCGCGCCGATTGCCCGCTCGACACGCCGCTCTATTGGCAATGGAGCCGGTTGCTCGGCACGGCACTCGCGCCTGTGACCCGCGCTTTGCGTCGTGGCGCGCGGCTTAGCCTGCGCATGCCGCAGGACCTTACAAAATCAGGGGAGACTCTGTAA
- a CDS encoding alpha/beta fold hydrolase encodes MTTTPAQIRYRSRQIGDVDVFYREAGPADAPVILLLHGFPTASHMFRDLMPLLADRYRLIAPDLPGFGQTKAPPRGTFTYTFDRLADVIGGFTEALSLDRYALYIFDYGAPVGLRLAMRHPERVSAIISQNGNAYTDGFSDQWGPWEAYWRDGSDTNREACRPSLSPDTIRNWQYGTGADPERLAPDGYELDIAYMARPDAEEIQLDLIRDYRTNVALYPDFHTYFRQHRPPLLATWGRHDPAFIPAGARAYRRDLPDAEVHLLDAGHFALETHAAEIAALIREFLGRVLSVGNQDTDALSMSGN; translated from the coding sequence ATGACAACCACCCCTGCGCAAATCCGCTACAGATCCCGACAGATCGGCGATGTCGACGTGTTCTATCGCGAGGCAGGCCCAGCCGATGCCCCGGTGATCCTGCTTCTGCACGGGTTCCCGACGGCCAGCCACATGTTTCGCGACCTGATGCCGCTTCTGGCGGATCGCTATCGGCTCATTGCCCCCGATCTGCCTGGCTTCGGGCAGACCAAGGCACCGCCGCGCGGGACGTTCACCTACACCTTCGACCGGCTCGCCGATGTGATCGGCGGGTTCACGGAAGCCCTGTCGCTCGATCGATACGCGCTCTACATCTTCGATTATGGCGCGCCGGTAGGTTTACGCCTCGCGATGCGTCACCCGGAACGGGTCTCTGCGATCATCAGCCAGAACGGCAATGCCTACACCGACGGGTTCAGCGACCAGTGGGGACCGTGGGAGGCCTATTGGCGTGACGGGAGTGACACCAACCGCGAAGCCTGCCGCCCTTCGCTATCCCCCGACACGATCAGGAACTGGCAATACGGCACCGGAGCCGATCCCGAGCGTCTTGCGCCCGATGGATACGAACTCGACATCGCTTACATGGCGCGGCCCGACGCAGAGGAAATCCAGCTCGACCTGATCCGCGATTACCGCACCAACGTGGCGCTCTATCCGGATTTCCACACGTATTTCCGTCAGCACCGTCCACCATTGCTGGCCACTTGGGGGCGCCATGATCCGGCTTTCATTCCTGCGGGCGCAAGAGCCTACAGGCGTGATCTGCCGGACGCCGAGGTGCATCTGCTGGATGCGGGACATTTTGCGTTGGAGACGCACGCTGCCGAAATCGCAGCGCTGATACGTGAGTTCCTCGGTCGCGTTCTGTCGGTAGGAAATCAAGACACCGATGCGCTCTCAATGTCCGGAAACTGA
- a CDS encoding DUF6220 domain-containing protein encodes MTKTTHDTLAELRLGTPAPFIAAAFSLPALLAVQFLLAGQALFAGLPWDLHGAFGGVIAIPVFTLLWCSLIVRRLRGFGWWAGVIGLLYALQLALASFGSGALALHPFNAALLLTASLIVLFKVERRRSARAIRD; translated from the coding sequence ATGACAAAAACGACCCACGACACCCTCGCCGAGCTTCGTCTCGGCACGCCTGCTCCGTTCATTGCCGCAGCATTCAGCCTGCCCGCACTTCTCGCCGTTCAGTTCCTTCTGGCCGGGCAGGCGCTCTTTGCCGGGCTGCCTTGGGACCTGCACGGCGCATTTGGCGGCGTCATTGCGATCCCGGTCTTTACGCTCCTCTGGTGCTCCCTCATCGTGCGGCGTCTGAGAGGGTTCGGATGGTGGGCCGGTGTGATCGGCCTCCTCTACGCGCTCCAACTCGCGCTGGCATCGTTCGGCTCTGGGGCTCTTGCGCTTCACCCTTTCAACGCGGCGCTCTTGCTGACGGCCTCACTTATCGTCCTGTTCAAGGTCGAGCGGCGTCGTTCCGCACGAGCCATAAGAGACTGA
- a CDS encoding DMT family transporter has protein sequence MSAQEASRAESTARPGWGIFWMVVTGILFVGVTALVKVLGTRVPAPQAAFLRYAMGLVFLLPMLGSLWRLRLARGTWGFFAARGVVHTVGVALWFYAMARIPIADVTAMNYLAPIYVTLGAGLFLGERLALRRVLAVGVALIGALIILRPGFREVGPGHLAMIFAAIFFGASYLIAKVVSGRSSPGVVVAMLSITVTLGLAPLAAAVWVTPTPWELAILFAVATLATAGHYTMTLAFRAAPLAVTQPVTFLQLVWAVLLGALVFGEGVDVFVVLGGMVIVGAVSFISWREAVLKRRITPTVSATKV, from the coding sequence ATGAGCGCGCAAGAGGCAAGCAGAGCAGAAAGCACGGCACGGCCGGGCTGGGGCATCTTTTGGATGGTGGTGACCGGCATCCTCTTTGTGGGGGTGACCGCGCTGGTCAAGGTGCTGGGCACGCGCGTGCCAGCACCACAGGCGGCCTTTTTGCGCTATGCCATGGGGCTGGTGTTTCTTCTTCCGATGCTGGGATCGCTTTGGCGGCTGCGGTTGGCGCGTGGGACCTGGGGATTTTTTGCCGCGCGCGGGGTCGTGCATACGGTGGGCGTGGCGCTGTGGTTCTATGCCATGGCGCGGATTCCCATCGCCGATGTGACCGCGATGAATTATCTGGCCCCCATCTATGTCACCCTTGGGGCGGGGCTGTTCTTGGGCGAGCGTTTGGCGTTGCGGCGGGTGCTGGCGGTGGGTGTTGCGCTGATCGGTGCGTTGATCATCCTGCGGCCCGGATTTCGCGAAGTGGGGCCGGGGCATCTGGCGATGATCTTTGCCGCCATCTTCTTTGGCGCGTCCTATCTGATTGCCAAGGTGGTGTCGGGGCGCAGCAGCCCCGGCGTGGTGGTGGCGATGCTGTCGATCACGGTCACGCTTGGTCTGGCCCCTTTGGCGGCGGCGGTCTGGGTCACGCCAACGCCATGGGAGTTGGCGATCCTCTTTGCGGTGGCCACCTTGGCCACGGCGGGGCATTACACCATGACGCTGGCGTTTCGAGCCGCCCCTCTGGCGGTGACGCAGCCGGTGACCTTTCTGCAACTCGTCTGGGCGGTGCTTTTGGGGGCACTGGTGTTTGGCGAGGGGGTGGATGTGTTCGTGGTTCTGGGCGGCATGGTGATTGTGGGCGCGGTCAGCTTTATCAGCTGGCGCGAGGCGGTGCTGAAGCGGCGGATCACACCGACGGTTTCGGCGACCAAGGTCTGA
- a CDS encoding response regulator transcription factor, whose amino-acid sequence MRILLVEDEPRLAESLRKVLERERFIVDHANGVESAREASKLGTFDLVLLDRSLPDGEGLSLLPSLRADNPGIHVIVLSARNGVNDRVAGLDGGADDYLTKPFSIDEMLARIRAVFRRPAKLARATIRAGSLVFDLAYEEVEVDGARIDLPRRELRVLAALIKRRGRTVQREALENAVFGFDDEIQSNTLDSHISRLRRRLTAAGARIEIHAIRGVGYLLREAP is encoded by the coding sequence ATGAGGATCCTTTTGGTCGAAGACGAGCCTCGGCTTGCTGAATCGTTGCGAAAGGTCCTCGAACGTGAGCGGTTCATCGTGGATCACGCGAACGGAGTGGAATCCGCACGGGAAGCCAGCAAGCTTGGAACGTTCGATCTGGTCCTGCTCGACAGGTCTTTGCCCGATGGCGAAGGCCTGTCGTTGCTGCCCTCTTTGCGGGCTGACAACCCTGGGATCCACGTCATCGTGCTCAGCGCACGCAACGGCGTGAATGACCGTGTCGCGGGCCTTGACGGCGGCGCGGACGATTACCTCACCAAACCCTTTTCCATCGACGAGATGCTCGCCCGCATCCGGGCGGTCTTTCGCCGTCCTGCGAAACTGGCCCGCGCGACAATCCGTGCCGGATCGCTCGTTTTTGACCTCGCCTACGAGGAAGTGGAGGTGGACGGCGCTAGGATCGACCTGCCGCGGCGCGAATTGCGGGTCCTTGCGGCGCTGATCAAGCGTCGCGGGCGCACCGTGCAGCGGGAGGCACTGGAGAACGCGGTTTTCGGCTTCGACGACGAAATCCAGTCCAACACGCTCGACTCTCATATCTCCCGTCTGCGCCGGAGATTGACCGCGGCTGGCGCGAGGATCGAGATCCACGCCATTCGCGGGGTCGGCTACCTGTTGCGCGAAGCCCCATGA
- a CDS encoding LysR family transcriptional regulator: MNLRGIDLNLLVVLDALLDEAHVSRAAHRLNMSQPAVSSALQRCRDLFGDPLLERGRGGMTRTVLAQTLRAPLRSILSEVDALIDRGEVPLDRIERVVRITAADDPATLLACPLIEDISRTAPGVTIVFKPWQGQEAVTREILDGATDIAIAVLDREIENIEIRKLIDVDYVVAMRRDHPAAAGFTIDAWLAWPHVVVSGQGDLRTPLDAQLAASGRRRRVGLTVPSFQLVPRVLAQTNLIAMLPRQSVATKVEFDLVFHQPPVSVDGFPLHIAWHARQNRDTAVQHVVEVIRAVFRETGV; this comes from the coding sequence ATGAATTTACGTGGCATCGACCTGAACCTTCTTGTCGTCCTTGATGCGCTGCTTGACGAGGCGCATGTCAGCCGTGCCGCGCATCGCCTGAACATGTCGCAACCTGCCGTCTCGAGCGCCCTGCAAAGATGCCGGGACCTGTTCGGTGATCCCTTGCTCGAGCGTGGGCGCGGCGGCATGACCCGCACGGTCTTGGCACAGACACTGCGCGCGCCGTTGCGGTCCATCCTGTCGGAGGTGGATGCTCTGATCGATCGCGGAGAGGTGCCATTGGACCGGATCGAACGCGTGGTCCGCATCACTGCAGCCGACGATCCTGCCACCCTGCTGGCGTGCCCCTTGATCGAGGATATCTCAAGGACTGCGCCGGGCGTCACCATCGTGTTCAAGCCTTGGCAGGGCCAAGAGGCCGTGACGCGCGAAATTCTGGACGGGGCGACCGACATCGCCATCGCTGTCCTGGATCGCGAGATCGAGAACATCGAGATTCGAAAGTTGATCGACGTCGACTACGTGGTTGCCATGCGACGCGATCATCCTGCCGCTGCCGGGTTCACCATAGATGCCTGGCTGGCCTGGCCGCATGTCGTCGTATCTGGTCAGGGCGATCTCCGGACTCCGCTTGACGCGCAATTGGCGGCCTCCGGGCGGCGACGCCGCGTCGGTCTTACCGTTCCCTCCTTCCAGCTTGTGCCGAGGGTGCTGGCACAGACCAATCTGATCGCCATGCTTCCCCGGCAGAGCGTGGCAACGAAGGTCGAATTCGATCTCGTGTTTCACCAACCGCCGGTTTCGGTCGATGGTTTTCCTTTGCACATTGCCTGGCACGCCCGGCAGAACCGCGACACTGCCGTCCAACATGTTGTAGAGGTCATTCGCGCCGTGTTTCGAGAAACAGGCGTATGA
- a CDS encoding RidA family protein codes for MSNRNAIFPENRHALYEAHGYSAAVRSGDHLFVSGQVGSLPDGSPEPNFAKQVNLAFRNLDAVLTAAGASFDDIIDVTTFHTDPDTQFDAIMPVKNRYFPAAPHPTWTAVGVNWLAGFDFEIKVIARIPGQA; via the coding sequence ATGTCCAACCGAAACGCCATCTTCCCCGAAAACCGACACGCGCTTTACGAGGCACACGGCTATTCCGCTGCCGTTCGCTCCGGCGATCACTTGTTCGTCTCCGGGCAGGTCGGCAGCCTTCCTGACGGCTCGCCCGAGCCCAACTTCGCGAAGCAGGTTAACCTTGCGTTCCGAAACCTCGACGCCGTGCTGACGGCGGCGGGGGCAAGCTTCGACGACATCATCGACGTGACCACATTCCACACCGACCCTGACACGCAGTTCGATGCGATCATGCCGGTGAAGAACCGCTACTTCCCGGCGGCTCCCCACCCGACCTGGACGGCGGTCGGGGTGAATTGGCTCGCCGGTTTCGATTTCGAGATCAAGGTCATCGCTCGCATTCCCGGCCAAGCCTGA
- a CDS encoding LysR family transcriptional regulator — METLSNLEAFVRSAECGSFSGAARILALTPAAVSRSVAMLERNLGVRLFHRSTRGLRLTEAGESFLASVGEPLDRLQGAISAVTAQGPTPAGTLKLSMPPSFGLAHVLPLLPGFLAQYPLIRAEWHFENRVVDLVTEGYDAAIGGAIERAPGTVARRLAPLHVVAVASPAYMAGRSGPTDPAGLAEFDGIAMRVLRTGRIRHLIMRNRAGQEMEAALNETVVVNEPSAIREAAKLGLGIALLAVAEVLSDLEDGRLIRLLPDWYADDGGISVYYASRSFLPAKTRAFIDWIDAAFKEQRLPERFNG; from the coding sequence ATGGAAACTCTTTCGAATCTTGAAGCGTTTGTACGAAGCGCAGAGTGCGGCAGCTTTTCCGGGGCTGCCCGCATACTTGCCCTGACGCCAGCCGCGGTCAGCCGCAGCGTCGCCATGCTGGAGCGTAATCTGGGCGTCCGGCTGTTCCACCGTTCGACGCGCGGACTGAGGCTCACCGAGGCGGGCGAAAGCTTTCTCGCCTCGGTGGGAGAACCGCTCGACAGGCTTCAAGGCGCCATTTCAGCGGTCACCGCGCAGGGACCGACGCCCGCTGGTACGCTCAAGCTCAGCATGCCACCCTCGTTCGGGCTGGCGCATGTGTTGCCGCTCCTGCCCGGCTTTCTTGCGCAATATCCTCTGATCCGGGCCGAATGGCATTTCGAGAACCGCGTCGTCGATCTGGTCACGGAAGGGTACGACGCCGCCATCGGCGGCGCGATTGAACGCGCGCCGGGGACGGTCGCCCGCAGGCTCGCGCCGCTCCACGTCGTCGCTGTCGCCTCGCCAGCCTATATGGCGGGCCGAAGCGGTCCGACCGATCCGGCCGGGCTTGCCGAATTCGACGGAATTGCGATGCGTGTCCTGCGAACTGGTCGTATCCGGCACTTGATCATGCGCAACAGAGCCGGACAAGAGATGGAGGCAGCGCTTAACGAAACTGTCGTCGTGAACGAACCAAGCGCGATCCGCGAGGCAGCAAAACTAGGGCTTGGCATCGCCCTCCTCGCAGTGGCCGAGGTCTTGTCGGACCTCGAGGACGGTCGCCTGATCCGCCTTCTCCCGGACTGGTACGCGGACGACGGCGGGATTTCGGTGTACTACGCCTCGCGGAGCTTTCTTCCGGCCAAGACACGCGCCTTCATCGACTGGATTGATGCAGCGTTCAAGGAACAGCGTCTTCCCGAGCGATTCAACGGTTAA